In Brachypodium distachyon strain Bd21 chromosome 2, Brachypodium_distachyon_v3.0, whole genome shotgun sequence, one genomic interval encodes:
- the LOC104582639 gene encoding uncharacterized protein LOC104582639 isoform X2, with translation MRIIQHSRRHLDFDDIEMDDIYTNTRWSICVRVVVKFPPNSYGDDIRFILMDKTGAKIEAIVAGNEQVNRFKLILESGKNYTIHNVSFHPNAQEMVFRNIGSTFECAFDRKTNVVNCTMAIPFPLYPKEFTPYSEVVSRPNKTCVGMYNTLWFSIANSQQRHMCFLSSNFTNTTLYKLNWYRGLFRYLEIVGRYPYAEQYREITIMDLSGKLMNVGIKGGYLIQHSYRWSTAGANKPIVSATMLRKNRKFGCLDTNEHTTIAWNPTHPAAAALQELRQKVLSEEIDLKFVRSYLEQRWAYLATVVKATKPARRPFLL, from the exons ATGCGGATTATACAAcactcccgccgccacctaG ACTTCGATGACATTGAGATGGATGATATCTACACAAACACAAGATGGAGCATTTGTGTCAGGGTAGTGGTAAAATTTCCTCCGAACTCATATGGTGATGACATACGATTCATTCTTATGGACAAGACT GGGGCCAAAATTGAAGCAATTGTGGCGGGAAATGAACAAGTGAACCGATTCAAGCTCATCCTGGAATCAGGAAAAAATTACACAATACACAATGTCTCTTTCCATCCAAACGCTCAAGAAATGGTCTTTAGAAACATTGGGAGCACATTTGAGTGTGCCTTTGATCGCAAGACAAATGTTGTCAACTGCACCATGGCAATTCCGTTTCCCTTGTACCCAAAGGAGTTCACACCCTATTCGGAAGTTGTCAGCCGCCCAAACAAAACATGCGTAGGTATGTACAATACACTTTGGTTCAGCATTGCAAATTCTCAACAAAGACACATGTGTTTTCTATCATCAAACTTCACTAATACTACTTTATACAAACTTAATTGGTATCGTGGTTTATTTCGGTATCTTGAGATCGTTGGAAGATACCCATATGCTGAACAGTACCGAGAGATCACCATAATGGACTTGAG TGGCAAGCTTATGAACGTCGGTATTAAGGGTGGTTATCTGATCCAGCATTCCTATCGCTGGTCAACTGCCGGAGCCAACAAACCGATTGTAAGTGCAACTATGCTTCGCAAGAACCGGAAATTTG GGTGTCTGGATACAAATGAGCACACAACCATTGCGTGGAACCCAACACACCCTGCAGCTGCTGCACTACAGG AACTCCGCCAGAAAGTGTTAAGCGAAGAGATTGACCTGAAGTTTGTTCGGAGCTATCTTGAGCAAAGATGGGCTTATCTGGCAACCGTTGTCAAAGCTACAAAGCCTGCTCGACGTCCGTTCTTGTTATAG
- the LOC104582639 gene encoding uncharacterized protein LOC104582639 isoform X1 yields MAGRGCRKCLHIRYDLRTRKNMLTRVGRKIYLETSITSAMLKRDGGNNEDGTEIDVNPSKRKRQLIVKLILEYLDNDMVFLLVNIKDSHWYLANINAPKRVVQVLDSFGAIMNRNDLHKTLKGLSKYIKIVQETMPELTCNRWPDMDVTKWAVEEMLRHKTQTDSSSCGLFMLKYMEHFTGHELSEPVKQSDMSAFRHKMPFILFDTERNTNPRIFFECDQDPTPEITEPPVTTKGSSMGVVPGTSKITDPLVTTKKCTSGVFPGISEITTKQISDGLEPDMIIVVGIVRNLGWGEGYAHFNIDDCTGPGMLSFRRWVQNDADEKQAAAIKQATTARIIL; encoded by the exons ATGGCTGGAAGGGGAT GTCGTAAGTGCTTACATATACGATACGACTTAAGAACCCGGAAAAATATGCTCACACGAGTGGGTCGAAAGATATATCTAGAGACCTCAATTACTAGTGCTATGCTGAAGCGGGATGGTGGAAACAATGAGGACGGAACGGAGATTGATGTCAACCCATCGAAAAGAAAACGCCAATTGATAGTAAAATTGATTCTAGAGTATTTGGACAACGACATG GTATTTTTACTGGTTAACATCAAAGACTCGCATTGGTACCTGGCAAATATCAATGCTCCCAAACGCGTTGTACAGGTCCTCGACTCATTTGGTGCTATAATGAATCGCAATGACCTCCATAAGACG CTAAAAGGCTTgtcaaaatatatcaaaattGTCCAAGAGACAATGCCAGAGTTAACGTGCAATAGATGGCCGGATATGGACGTTACAAAATGGGCAGTAGAGGAAATGCTACGGCACAAAACGCAAACAGATAG CTCATCATGTGGTTTATTCATGTTGAAATACATGGAGCATTTCACGGGACACGAATTGTCCGAACCAGTTAAACAG AGCGATATGTCAGCTTTCAGACACAAGATGCCATTCATATTATTCGACACAGAACGGAACACGAATCCTAGAATATTCTTTGAGTGTGATCAAG ATCCCACCCCTGAAATAACCGAGCCACCGGTTACAACAAAAGGATCGAGCATGGGAGTCGTGCCGGGCACGTCCAAAATAACCGACCCACTGGttacaacaaaaaaatgtacCTCTGGGGTCTTCCCGGGCATCTCAGAAATCACGACGAAGCAAATTTCTGACGGTTTGGAGCCTGACATG ATTATTGTCGTTGGCATCGTAAGAAACCTTGGCTGGGGAGAAGGATATGCCCATTTCAATATCGATGATTGCACCGGCCCCGGCATGCTCAGCTTCCGAAGATG GGTACAGAATGATGCAGATGAAAAACAAGCCGCTGCAATCAAGCAAGCAACTACTGCACGCATTATTTTGTGA